In Dasania marina DSM 21967, the genomic window TCAGCTAAATCACCTACCTGCTCTTTCACTACGGTAAGTTCGTAGCTGGGGATGTTTTCAGCCAGTAGCACGCCATTGCGATCGTAGATTAGCCCACGCTTAGGAGGGATGGCTTGCAACTGTACCCGGTTGCGGTCGGACTGGGTGCGATAGATATCGTGATCCAGCACCTGCAAGGAAAAATAACGCCCGGCCAGCAGCAACAACATCGCCGCCACTGCCAATAACACCACCACCAACCTAGCGGCATAGATACGCTTCTCGGTGTACGGATCTTTGATGCTAACGCGTGGTGACATGCACTACAGCCAAGTTGTTATTGTTATGTTCATTGACGGAGTAAACCAAGCTATCGATGATAAGGGTGGTTACCATTGATAGTCCACGCCCTATAAAGTTGCTCGGCTAATAATATACGTACCAAGGGGTGAGGCATAGTGAGGGCCGATAAAGACCATTTTTTTTGCGCTAAGGCTAGGCACTCCGGCGCCAAACCATCGGGCCCACCTATTAATAAGCTGATGTTGCTACCGCTTTGCTGCCAGTCGCTAAGCTCGGCGGCCAGCTGTTCGGTGCTCCAGGCCTTACCCAGCACGTCCAACGCCACCACGGTATCACCCTTACCTATGGCCGCCAGCATATGCTGGCCTTCGCTGTGTATGGCGCGCTGTATATCGGCGCCTTTACCGCGCTTACCCAAAGGCAGCTCTTTAAACTCTAGCTTGAGCTCAGGGGGCAGGCGCTTTTGGTATTCATGTACACCCTGCGCTACCCAGCTGGGCATTTTGGTGCCTACGGCAATAATCCGTAAACGCATTAAGCCGGCACAGACCAGAGTTTTTCCAGTTCATAAAAGTTGCGCGCTTCTTCTAACATCACGTGTACTACTACGTCGCCAAAATCGACAAGTACCCAGTCAGAACCACTATTGCCTTCTACGCTTAGCGCTTGTAGGCCTTGTTTTTTCAGCTCGAGGTAAACATTATCGGCCAACGATTTTACGTGGCGACTCGAGCTGCCGGTACACACCAGCATATAGTCAGTAACGTTGGTTAGGCCTTGCACATCCAAGCTGACGATGTCTTTGCCCTTAAGGTCATCCAAGGCTTCAAAGGCGGCGTCTTTAATGGTTTCGGCAGTAAACTTCATGGTTGTTCTTTCCTGTTGTGGGTATAAGCAGCATGGCGAATAAGTTCACTCGCTGCGGTACAGCTGATGCTGCTCTATATAGTCTAAAACGGTATCCGGTAAGTACTGACTTACCGGCTGGCCCTGGCTCAGCGCCTGCCGTATGGCGGTAGCTGATATAGGGTAAGGGGTGAGCGTTTGCAGTAACACCCGCCCTGAAGCTTGTTGCAATAATTGTGACGGTGACGCCACCTTGTGCCGCGCTAACAGCTCTGCCACAGGCCCTTGCGTCACTAGGCTAGCCTCTGGCCTGGCCATCACAATAATGTGGGCATAGTCCAGCAGCTCCTGCCAACGATGCCAGCTATCCAAGTGGTTAAAGGCATCCACGCCCATTAGCCAACACAACACCACCTGCTCACCGTATTCGCGGCGCAGCGCTATAAGCGTGTCGATGGTATAGGATAGTTGATCGCGTTGTAGCTCACGATCATCAACACTAAGCCCGTCCAAGCCCGCTATAGCCAGCTCTACCATGGCCAAGCGCTGCTGGCTACTCACCCCGGGGCTGGCCCTGTGTGGCGGCCTATGACAGGGGATAAATTTCAACTCATCGGCCGCCAACACCTCCTTTAGCTCTTGCGCCGAACGCAGGTGGCCAAGGTGTATGGGGTCGAAAGTACCGCCCAATAAAGCAATCACAGCTTGTGGATTAGTCAAAACAGACGGCTCGCTAGGCATTATTGACGTATATGGCCATCACCAAATACGACATACTTTTGCGAGGTTAGGCCCTCTAAACCCACTGGCCCACGGGCGTGAATTTTATCGGTAGAAATGCCTATTTCAGCACCCAAACCGTATTCAAAGCCATCGGCAAAACGAGTAGAGGCATTAATCATCACCGAGCTGGAATCCACTTCACGCATAAAACGGCGGCCACTGCTGTAGTCTTCGCTAATAATAGAATCGGTATGGTGTGAGCCATAATGATTTATATGCGCTATCGCCTCATCTAAACTAGCGACTATTTTGATGGCCAATATAGGCGCTAGGTATTCGCTACTCCAATCTTGCTCAGTGGCAACTAAAGCTTCGGGTAATATAGCGCGTGTTTTTTCGCAGCCGCGCAACTCCACTTCTTTCTGCTGGTAGCCCTGCGACAGCAACGGCAATATTTGCTCGGCTACGGCCGCGTGTACCAATAACGTTTCCATGGTATTGCAGGTGCCGTAGCGGTGCGTTTTGGAATTAAGGGCGATATTGTAAGCCTTGTCTAAATCGGCAGCCTTATCGATGTAAACATGGCAGATACCGTCTAAATGCTTGATCACCGCAACCTTGGCATCGCGCGCTACGCGCTCAATTAAACCTTTGCCACCACGGGGCACTATCACATCCACATATTCGGCCATGGTAATTAGCTCGCCTACAGCCGCCCGGTCGGTGGTGCTAACAACTTGCACCGCGGTTTCAGGTAAACCGGCCTCGACTAAGCCCTGCTTAATACAGTTAGCGATGGCTTGGTTAGATTCTATTGCTTCAGAACCACCGCGCAGAATGGTGGCGTTGCCCGATTTAATACAGAGGCTGGCCGCTTCTACTGTTACATTGGGGCGCGACTCGTAAATAATACCTATCACACCTAAAGGCACCCGCATTTTGCCTACTTGTATGCCGGATGGGCGATAGCTAACCTCGCTCATCTCGCCTATGGGGTCACGTAACGAGGCCACCTGCTGTAGGCCTTCTATCATGTCGTCTATACGCTCAGAGCTAAGCTCTAGCCTGTCTAGTAAGGCGGCATCTAAATTATTGCTGCGACCATTTTCCATATCAATAGCATTGGCGGCTAACAGGCTATCGCGAGCATTAGCCAGCGCTTTGGCGGTGGCCAGCAAAGCGGTATTTTTTAGTCCGGTATCGGCGGCGGCCATCACGCGTGATGCTGCTCGCGCCTGCTGGCCTAACTCAACCATGTATGACTTTACGTCCATTGCTAACTCAACCTATGGTGTTATCCGGCTATTACTAGCCCAACTCAAAATTTGAGCGCCATTATACCTGATGAGCTAGAGGAAATAATCACTATATTGCAATGAGCAGGGCTGCTTGCGGCAATCATTCCATGCCAGCCAACAAATCCATTAAGCCTTCTAAGCGGGTGAGTGAATCTGAGGTTAACAACGAGTATTTAACTGACTCATCTATCGGTAGCAGCTGCGCCAGCACACAGCTTAGGCTCTCAACATCGTTAAGGTCGCTATCTATCTCCAAACTGGCTATATGCGGATGCTCTATTAATTGCGCCAATAGGTTTTTTAATTCAGCACTGTGCTGGGGTATAGGTATGATGGGCTCTGGCTCTATCCATGTGACCTCGGCCCGCCAGAGTTGATTTACCCGCTGCTCGGCCCGCTGTATACGGAATTTTTTTTGGCCCTCTATAACCACGACTAACAGACCATTATCTAGCGCATGCCAATCCACTATCTGCGCATAAGTGCCCACATCGGCCAGCTTAGTACCTTGCTGCTGGCTGGCCACACTGACCTCAGAACCCTGACGCAACCAAGTCACCCCAAAGCCACTATTGGTTTTGAGGCTATCCTTTACCAACTCTAAATAACGAGGCTCGAATATTTGTAAGGGCATGCGCCCCCGTGGGAATAACACCGCTTTTAACGGGAATAATGGAATATTCTCCATAAACTGCCCCGATTACTGGGTTTAAGACTGCGTCGCTAACTCTAATACTGCTATTAAGTGTAATGCCTGTTCGCGGTTATCACCACATACGCTGGCATCGGCCTGAAACTGGTCACAGAGCGCGGGGCGCTGTGACTGGCCAAACAGCTTACAGAGATTATTTTCATCCAACTGTATACAGCGCACGCCGGCGGGTTTGCCCTGAGGCATACCGGGTATAGGTGTGTTGATAGAGGGGGCTATGCAACAGGCGCCACAACCTAAGCGACACTCCATTATCCCTCCCCCATCACGACTAGCGCATTCACGGTTTTTGTTCGGCTTCCGCGCCCAAGGGCTTAAAGGTGATAATCAGCTGCGGCAATAGTAATAGCGCGCCCATTAAGGCAGCAAACATGGCCGAGGCCGTTAGCAAGCCAAAATAAATACTGGGTTTAAAGTTAGACAAGGCC contains:
- a CDS encoding glutamate-5-semialdehyde dehydrogenase yields the protein MDVKSYMVELGQQARAASRVMAAADTGLKNTALLATAKALANARDSLLAANAIDMENGRSNNLDAALLDRLELSSERIDDMIEGLQQVASLRDPIGEMSEVSYRPSGIQVGKMRVPLGVIGIIYESRPNVTVEAASLCIKSGNATILRGGSEAIESNQAIANCIKQGLVEAGLPETAVQVVSTTDRAAVGELITMAEYVDVIVPRGGKGLIERVARDAKVAVIKHLDGICHVYIDKAADLDKAYNIALNSKTHRYGTCNTMETLLVHAAVAEQILPLLSQGYQQKEVELRGCEKTRAILPEALVATEQDWSSEYLAPILAIKIVASLDEAIAHINHYGSHHTDSIISEDYSSGRRFMREVDSSSVMINASTRFADGFEYGLGAEIGISTDKIHARGPVGLEGLTSQKYVVFGDGHIRQ
- the nadD gene encoding nicotinate-nucleotide adenylyltransferase; translation: MTNPQAVIALLGGTFDPIHLGHLRSAQELKEVLAADELKFIPCHRPPHRASPGVSSQQRLAMVELAIAGLDGLSVDDRELQRDQLSYTIDTLIALRREYGEQVVLCWLMGVDAFNHLDSWHRWQELLDYAHIIVMARPEASLVTQGPVAELLARHKVASPSQLLQQASGRVLLQTLTPYPISATAIRQALSQGQPVSQYLPDTVLDYIEQHQLYRSE
- the rlmH gene encoding 23S rRNA (pseudouridine(1915)-N(3))-methyltransferase RlmH produces the protein MRLRIIAVGTKMPSWVAQGVHEYQKRLPPELKLEFKELPLGKRGKGADIQRAIHSEGQHMLAAIGKGDTVVALDVLGKAWSTEQLAAELSDWQQSGSNISLLIGGPDGLAPECLALAQKKWSLSALTMPHPLVRILLAEQLYRAWTINGNHPYHR
- the rsfS gene encoding ribosome silencing factor; amino-acid sequence: MKFTAETIKDAAFEALDDLKGKDIVSLDVQGLTNVTDYMLVCTGSSSRHVKSLADNVYLELKKQGLQALSVEGNSGSDWVLVDFGDVVVHVMLEEARNFYELEKLWSVPA
- a CDS encoding LON peptidase substrate-binding domain-containing protein, producing MENIPLFPLKAVLFPRGRMPLQIFEPRYLELVKDSLKTNSGFGVTWLRQGSEVSVASQQQGTKLADVGTYAQIVDWHALDNGLLVVVIEGQKKFRIQRAEQRVNQLWRAEVTWIEPEPIIPIPQHSAELKNLLAQLIEHPHIASLEIDSDLNDVESLSCVLAQLLPIDESVKYSLLTSDSLTRLEGLMDLLAGME
- a CDS encoding YkgJ family cysteine cluster protein, producing MECRLGCGACCIAPSINTPIPGMPQGKPAGVRCIQLDENNLCKLFGQSQRPALCDQFQADASVCGDNREQALHLIAVLELATQS